One Candidatus Nitronauta litoralis genomic window, ATTTCTGGATGGAAACCTGGCAGATCGGTTTTATTGAAGGTGAAGACGCTTTTTCATTCCTTCAAACTCAGACAACCAACGATTGCCTTGCACTCAAAACGGGGGAAGGATGTGCAAACGCCATTGTCACCCGCAAAGGTAACCTGCGAGGCACTTTCACCCTTTACAAAACCGGAGACAACGCCGGGTTTCTATTAATGGAAAGAAATCAGGCGGATCAGGTGATTGACTCCTTGAAAGAATTTCACTTTCGCGAAGCCTTGACTTTTACCAGGGAGATTCCCGAATTCTGCTTGCTCGGACTTCAAGGCCCTAAAACCCTGGCTATTCTCAATGAATTGACCGGTCAGATTCTTCTGGACTTTAAAACAAGCGAAGCCCGTGAATTGGAAATCAAAAACCATAAAGTATGGGCTCTGGAAAAAAGCCTGACTGGCGAAACAGGCCTGGTATTGGCTTTCGAGGAATCAGCCCGCACCCTTATTTTTGAGGCCATAAAAGAAACAGGAAAGACTGCCGGGCTGGGCCCCGTCAGCCAGGAAGCGCTGGAGATTCTTCGCATTGAAGCAGGGTTGCCGGTCTATGGACTGGACATGGATGAAAAAATGCTTCTGCCAGAAACGGGCCTGGAGCACACGGCTGTAAGCTATCACAAAGGATGCTATACAGGGCAGGAGGTCATTGCCAGACTGAAAACTTACGGTGCTCCCTCATTTGCATTGATGGGAATCTCCCTTGAAGAAGGGGCCTCTGAGCTTCAGCATAATGCCGAAATGAAACTTGGGAACAAACGACTGGGTGTGGTCAAAAGCGGCGTTTATTCACCAGGCCTTGAGAAAAATATCGCCCTTGCCTACATTCAGAAAAATTATCGCAGCCCTGACAAGACCCTTGAGGTTTCAGTTGATGGCAAACCCCTTAAAATCAAGACCGCCCTCTTGCCCTTCTACCAACCGGTCTCCAACCTCTCGAGAGCCAAGGAATTGCACCAACAGGCTATGGAAATCTACAAAAAGGAAGACGATCTGGACCGCCCTATCGCCTTGCTGAGAGAGGCTATCGCCCTGGCTCCCAAATTTGCTCTGGGTTATGAAGCACTCGGGGTGTTGCTATCCAAGCAAAACAAACTGGACGAAGCAATCGCTCTTATGAAACGGTTGGTAGAGATTGATCCAAGCGAAATCATGGCTCACTCCAACCTGTCCGTCTACTACATGCAACAAGGCCGGATTGAGGAAGCTGAAGCGGAAAAGGGAGAAGCCACAGCCATACAGTTCGAAAAAATTATAGAGGAAAAACAAAAAGAAAAAGCCCAGGCAGCGAAGTCGAAGGAACAGGAAGCGGAGCGCGAACGGCAGGTCGGTATGTTCAAACAGGTTCTTGAGATCGACCCTGTGGACCAGGTAGCCAATTTCGGTCTGGGGACCATCTATTTTGAAAAAGGACTT contains:
- a CDS encoding tetratricopeptide repeat protein; this encodes MTQTTSIEAEYRRVREACAYFWMETWQIGFIEGEDAFSFLQTQTTNDCLALKTGEGCANAIVTRKGNLRGTFTLYKTGDNAGFLLMERNQADQVIDSLKEFHFREALTFTREIPEFCLLGLQGPKTLAILNELTGQILLDFKTSEARELEIKNHKVWALEKSLTGETGLVLAFEESARTLIFEAIKETGKTAGLGPVSQEALEILRIEAGLPVYGLDMDEKMLLPETGLEHTAVSYHKGCYTGQEVIARLKTYGAPSFALMGISLEEGASELQHNAEMKLGNKRLGVVKSGVYSPGLEKNIALAYIQKNYRSPDKTLEVSVDGKPLKIKTALLPFYQPVSNLSRAKELHQQAMEIYKKEDDLDRPIALLREAIALAPKFALGYEALGVLLSKQNKLDEAIALMKRLVEIDPSEIMAHSNLSVYYMQQGRIEEAEAEKGEATAIQFEKIIEEKQKEKAQAAKSKEQEAERERQVGMFKQVLEIDPVDQVANFGLGTIYFEKGLYEEALGPLQTVVENFKDYSAAYLALGKTLEQLEQKDRATEVYKDGIAAASKKGDLMPLRDMQNRLNKLTDNAT